A window of Marinobacter salarius contains these coding sequences:
- a CDS encoding heavy metal translocating P-type ATPase translates to MIPLDCYHCGEPATGTPPITLELEGALRHFCCVGCKAVCETIRAEGLTGFYQFRTEPAVTPKALSDSERNRILEVDHPLVQKSFVSPVTAGQEATLLVSGITCAACIWLLENHMARQPGVVSFSVNHSTQRARLVWNPEHSKLSQLLIAVHELGYRARPYQADEAEKALKAEHRSALIRLAVAGIASFQSMMLAFPLYFELVNDLSPEFVSFFRWFSLLVATPVVLYSARPFFTNAFRDLRSRHLTMDVPVATAIGLAYVASAWVTVFGGEEVYFESVCMFTFFLQLGRYIEMQARYRAGLTGNALAGFQPMVANRIQEDGSNIVATHDLSAGDVIRIRPGETLPADGVIVSGHSTLNEAALTGEYLPETRSEGDPVHAGSINGENPLDIEVRRAGTQTRLSGILRVLDRVQSEKPPVALAADRIAGVFVSRVLILAPLIWIGWWLAGADNAFDITLSVLVVTCPCALSLATPTAITSATMRLRKLGFLPTRGHTLESLNTIDTVVFDKTGTLTRGELSLLDTRTFGNLDADRCRQLAASLENHSEHPIARVFHQIPSDAARQVQNHLGGGLSGQVDGAPLYIGHRGFVEDKVGSPAPETDTSHGIEIWLATIHEWLARFTLDDEPRPDAREAVQALQNAGLRTILLSGDRSGHVEQIAGRLGIDDAIGQASPEEKLRVLENLRDQGHHIMMVGDGLNDLPSMAGAGVSVAMGSAADLTQLKADAVLLSGQLTQLSEALKAGRDTRRVIRQNMAWALAYNVCALPLAAAGLVPPWLAAIGMSISSLVVVLNAMRLGRQRGNPASQPPAVGAEATS, encoded by the coding sequence GTGATCCCCTTGGATTGTTATCATTGTGGTGAGCCGGCCACTGGAACGCCACCCATCACCCTGGAACTTGAAGGAGCGTTGCGACACTTCTGCTGCGTTGGGTGCAAGGCGGTCTGTGAGACCATTCGCGCCGAAGGCCTCACCGGGTTCTACCAGTTCCGCACCGAGCCGGCCGTCACCCCGAAGGCACTCAGCGATTCCGAACGGAACCGTATCCTCGAAGTGGACCATCCCCTGGTTCAGAAGTCGTTTGTATCTCCCGTTACCGCTGGCCAGGAAGCCACACTGCTTGTAAGCGGCATCACCTGCGCCGCTTGCATATGGTTGCTGGAAAACCACATGGCCAGGCAACCGGGCGTGGTGTCATTTTCCGTCAATCACAGCACCCAGCGCGCGCGACTGGTCTGGAACCCGGAGCACTCAAAACTCAGCCAGTTACTGATTGCCGTCCATGAATTGGGCTATCGTGCCCGCCCCTATCAGGCCGATGAGGCCGAAAAAGCCCTGAAAGCCGAACATCGCTCCGCATTGATCCGCCTTGCCGTCGCGGGGATAGCCTCGTTCCAGAGCATGATGCTGGCCTTTCCGCTGTATTTCGAACTGGTGAATGACCTGTCGCCAGAGTTTGTCAGTTTTTTCCGCTGGTTCAGTCTTCTGGTCGCCACCCCCGTTGTCCTTTACAGCGCTCGTCCGTTCTTCACTAACGCGTTCAGGGATCTTCGCAGCCGTCACCTGACCATGGACGTGCCGGTGGCCACCGCGATTGGCTTGGCTTACGTTGCCAGCGCCTGGGTGACTGTGTTTGGTGGTGAGGAAGTCTATTTTGAGTCCGTCTGCATGTTTACCTTTTTCCTGCAGCTTGGTCGCTACATCGAAATGCAGGCCCGTTACCGTGCCGGACTGACAGGCAACGCGCTGGCTGGTTTCCAGCCCATGGTCGCCAACCGCATACAGGAGGACGGCAGTAATATCGTCGCCACCCATGACCTGTCTGCCGGCGACGTTATTCGCATCCGGCCTGGCGAGACATTGCCCGCTGACGGCGTCATTGTCAGCGGGCACTCCACCCTTAACGAAGCAGCGTTGACCGGTGAATATCTGCCGGAAACCCGCAGCGAGGGTGACCCCGTCCATGCTGGCAGCATCAACGGCGAGAACCCGTTGGACATTGAGGTTCGCCGCGCTGGCACCCAGACCAGGCTGTCCGGCATTTTGCGGGTGCTGGATCGGGTGCAGTCTGAGAAACCACCCGTTGCGCTGGCGGCCGACCGAATTGCCGGCGTGTTTGTCAGCCGTGTGCTGATCCTGGCCCCGCTCATCTGGATTGGCTGGTGGCTGGCCGGCGCCGATAATGCTTTCGACATTACGCTCTCGGTACTGGTAGTGACTTGCCCCTGCGCCCTGTCACTCGCCACTCCAACGGCGATAACGTCGGCAACCATGAGGCTTCGCAAACTGGGCTTCCTTCCGACACGCGGACACACCCTGGAATCTCTGAACACCATCGACACGGTAGTTTTCGATAAAACCGGCACCCTGACCCGAGGTGAGCTCAGCCTGTTGGATACCCGAACCTTCGGTAACCTTGATGCGGATCGGTGCCGGCAACTGGCAGCCAGCCTGGAGAACCATTCGGAACACCCGATCGCCAGGGTGTTCCACCAGATACCCAGTGACGCCGCCAGGCAGGTACAAAACCACTTGGGCGGTGGTCTCTCGGGACAGGTAGACGGGGCTCCTCTCTATATTGGCCACCGGGGTTTTGTGGAAGACAAGGTGGGTAGCCCGGCGCCCGAAACCGACACCTCCCATGGCATCGAGATATGGCTGGCCACGATCCACGAATGGCTGGCCCGATTCACACTGGACGATGAACCCAGGCCGGATGCAAGAGAGGCCGTCCAGGCCCTGCAAAATGCAGGACTGCGCACCATACTGCTCAGCGGTGACCGCTCAGGGCACGTTGAGCAGATAGCGGGCAGACTCGGCATTGACGACGCCATCGGCCAGGCCTCACCGGAAGAAAAACTCCGTGTACTGGAGAACCTCCGCGACCAGGGCCACCACATCATGATGGTGGGTGATGGCCTCAACGACCTGCCCTCCATGGCCGGTGCGGGTGTGTCCGTAGCCATGGGAAGCGCTGCCGATCTGACCCAACTCAAGGCCGATGCAGTGCTTTTGAGCGGGCAGTTAACGCAACTGTCCGAAGCCCTGAAAGCCGGCCGGGACACACGCCGCGTCATCCGCCAGAACATGGCCTGGGCACTTGCCTACAATGTCTGCGCCCTGCCGCTGGCAGCAGCAGGCCTGGTGCCACCCTGGCTGGCGGCCATCGGCATGTCCATTAGCTCACTGGTGGTGGTTCTCAATGCCATGCGGCTTGGCAGGCAGCGAGGCAACCCGGCATCTCAACCCCCGGCGGTTGGCGCCGAAGCAACGTCCTGA
- the ccoS gene encoding cbb3-type cytochrome oxidase assembly protein CcoS gives MQIVMILVPVMLILVALGILLFSWAVKNGQYDDLDGPAHRILYDDDKDMIPDDAKQPKQDANSNSAEEPGDSHKS, from the coding sequence GTGCAAATCGTAATGATCCTGGTTCCGGTCATGCTGATCCTGGTGGCACTAGGCATCCTGCTGTTCTCCTGGGCCGTCAAGAACGGCCAATACGATGACCTTGATGGACCGGCCCATCGCATCCTTTATGACGATGACAAAGACATGATCCCGGACGACGCCAAACAACCCAAGCAGGATGCCAACTCCAACTCTGCCGAGGAGCCGGGCGACAGCCACAAATCCTGA
- the ccoP gene encoding cytochrome-c oxidase, cbb3-type subunit III, producing MSTFWSIWISVIVLGTVFGCWWLLYATRKGQTTDTETNKTVGHSFDGIEEYDNPLPKWWYYLFIATCVFALGYLALYPGLGNYKGLLGWTAENQWQAEMQQADARYGELYAKFGDTPVADLAENDDAMKMGQRLFANNCAVCHGSAGRGSLGFPNLTDDDWLYGGDPDTILTTLHQGRNGNMPAKGTMPGMTSEQVDQVVNYVLSFSDRAKDEEAAAKGEQVFAQACVACHGQDGKGNQAMGAPNLTDNTWLYGSTYEWIKETVVNGRANQMPAQGDRLSDDQIQILAAYVYSLSN from the coding sequence ATGAGTACCTTCTGGAGCATCTGGATCAGCGTGATCGTGCTCGGTACCGTGTTTGGCTGCTGGTGGCTTCTGTATGCCACCCGCAAGGGCCAGACCACCGATACTGAAACCAACAAAACCGTTGGTCATTCGTTCGATGGCATTGAGGAATACGACAACCCGCTGCCCAAGTGGTGGTACTATCTCTTTATAGCGACCTGTGTTTTCGCACTGGGCTATCTCGCCCTGTACCCGGGCCTGGGTAACTACAAGGGTCTACTGGGATGGACCGCTGAGAATCAGTGGCAGGCCGAAATGCAGCAGGCCGATGCCCGTTACGGCGAGCTCTACGCCAAGTTCGGTGACACACCGGTGGCCGATCTGGCAGAGAACGACGACGCCATGAAAATGGGCCAGCGGCTGTTCGCCAACAACTGTGCCGTCTGCCACGGTTCCGCTGGGCGCGGCTCCCTCGGGTTTCCCAACCTGACGGATGACGACTGGCTGTATGGCGGCGACCCGGACACCATCCTGACCACCCTGCACCAGGGGCGTAACGGCAACATGCCCGCGAAGGGCACCATGCCGGGCATGACCTCTGAGCAAGTTGATCAGGTTGTAAACTACGTGCTCAGTTTCAGCGACCGGGCAAAAGACGAAGAAGCCGCTGCCAAGGGCGAGCAGGTGTTTGCACAGGCCTGCGTGGCCTGTCACGGTCAGGACGGCAAGGGCAACCAGGCTATGGGCGCCCCGAACCTCACCGACAATACCTGGCTGTACGGCTCCACCTACGAGTGGATCAAGGAAACCGTGGTAAACGGTCGTGCGAACCAGATGCCCGCACAGGGTGACCGGCTCTCCGACGATCAGATCCAGATCCTGGCTGCGTACGTCTACAGCCTGTCCAACTGA
- the ccoN gene encoding cytochrome-c oxidase, cbb3-type subunit I codes for MSTVNANLTYNYKVVRQFAIMTLVWGIVGMGMGVLIASQLVWPSMNLDFSWTHFGRLRPLHTNLVIFGFGGSALFATSYYVVQRTCQARLISDGLAAFTFWGWQAVMVAAIITLPMGLTSSKEYAELEWPIDILIAIVWVSYALVFFGTIMRRATAHIYVANWFYGGFILTVAILHIGNNLALPAGAFKSYSAYAGVTDAMMQWWWGHNAVGFFLTAGFLGMMYYFVPKQANRPIYSYRLSIVHFWALIATYVWAGGHHLHYSALPDWAQTAGMVMSLILLAPSWGGMINGMMTLSGAWHKLRTDPILRFLVVSLSFYGMSTFEGPMMAIKTVNALSHNTDWTIGHVHSGALGWVAMISIGAIYHLIPKLWGLQAMYSVSLINVHFWLATVGTVLYIVAMWVNGIMQGLMWRAVNEDGTLTYSFVEALEASESGYFVRFLGGVIFLTGMLVMAYNVYMTVRQKEAVAQDNTAAQAA; via the coding sequence ATGAGCACAGTAAATGCTAACCTGACATACAACTACAAGGTGGTGAGACAGTTTGCCATCATGACGTTGGTCTGGGGCATTGTTGGCATGGGCATGGGTGTGCTGATCGCATCCCAGCTTGTTTGGCCCTCGATGAACCTGGATTTCTCCTGGACTCACTTCGGTCGTTTACGGCCGCTCCACACAAACCTCGTCATCTTCGGGTTTGGTGGTTCGGCACTGTTTGCCACCTCCTATTACGTTGTTCAGCGTACCTGTCAGGCGCGACTGATCTCCGATGGGCTCGCGGCGTTCACCTTCTGGGGCTGGCAAGCCGTGATGGTTGCGGCGATCATTACCCTGCCAATGGGCCTCACCTCTTCCAAGGAATACGCGGAACTCGAGTGGCCAATTGATATCCTTATCGCCATTGTCTGGGTGTCCTACGCACTGGTTTTCTTTGGCACCATCATGCGGCGCGCCACTGCCCACATCTATGTGGCCAACTGGTTCTACGGCGGTTTCATCCTGACCGTGGCCATTCTGCACATCGGTAACAACCTGGCCTTACCGGCGGGTGCCTTCAAATCCTACTCCGCCTACGCAGGCGTGACTGACGCGATGATGCAGTGGTGGTGGGGCCATAACGCGGTCGGTTTCTTCCTGACCGCTGGCTTCCTGGGGATGATGTATTACTTTGTTCCCAAACAGGCCAACCGCCCTATCTACTCTTATCGCCTGTCCATCGTTCACTTCTGGGCGCTGATTGCGACCTACGTATGGGCGGGCGGCCACCACCTGCACTACTCGGCGCTGCCGGACTGGGCCCAAACCGCGGGCATGGTAATGTCTCTGATCCTGCTTGCACCCTCCTGGGGCGGCATGATCAACGGTATGATGACGCTGTCGGGTGCCTGGCACAAACTGCGTACCGACCCGATCCTCCGCTTCCTCGTGGTGTCTCTGTCGTTCTATGGCATGTCTACGTTTGAAGGCCCGATGATGGCCATCAAGACGGTTAACGCGCTGTCGCACAACACGGACTGGACCATTGGCCACGTACACTCCGGTGCACTGGGCTGGGTTGCCATGATCAGTATCGGCGCCATCTATCACCTGATTCCCAAGCTGTGGGGCCTTCAGGCCATGTACAGCGTCAGCCTGATCAACGTCCACTTCTGGCTGGCCACCGTGGGCACCGTACTCTACATCGTTGCCATGTGGGTGAACGGTATTATGCAGGGGCTTATGTGGCGCGCCGTCAACGAAGACGGAACCCTGACCTACAGTTTTGTCGAAGCCCTTGAAGCGTCCGAATCAGGCTATTTCGTGCGATTCCTTGGCGGTGTGATTTTCCTGACCGGTATGCTGGTGATGGCATACAACGTATACATGACCGTGCGTCAGAAGGAAGCCGTTGCTCAGGACAATACAGCAGCGCAAGCGGCGTAA
- the ccoG gene encoding cytochrome c oxidase accessory protein CcoG has protein sequence MSSEIPVKQIDPSSDTSDNNKNTGTVELYASRKKIYVKGVKKGFFQRIRNVSLTALMGMYFLFVWFTVDGQPLIHFDLPAREFHLYGTTFYPQDFILLSGMLIIAAFGLFFITTLFGRVWCGYTCPQTVWTFIFMWVEERIEGSRNKRMKLDKAPRSAEKIAKKSAKHSAWLLIALATGLTFVGYFYPIRELITDLFTLQANGWAYFWVAFFTAATYLNAGWLREQVCLYMCPYARFQSVMFDPDTRVVSYDPNRGEPRGGRKKGIEPSELGLGDCIDCGQCVQVCPTGIDIRDGLQYECIGCALCIDACDEIMDKMEYPRGLIRYTTENELEGKTSKLMRPRTFGYGLVLLLMVGAIVFTIATRVPAQLDVLRDRGALFSFNGEGRVENTYTLKVANMSEVPQTFTISVSGLEGIRLLTENTLTVASSENRALPTVVDVAPEKLSESNNAIVFTLESQSDESLVLETESRFVGPNR, from the coding sequence ATGAGCAGTGAGATTCCGGTCAAACAGATTGACCCATCCTCTGACACCTCCGACAACAATAAAAACACCGGAACTGTCGAGCTATACGCCAGCCGCAAAAAGATCTACGTCAAAGGGGTCAAGAAGGGCTTCTTTCAGCGTATCCGGAATGTCAGCCTGACAGCTCTGATGGGCATGTACTTCCTGTTCGTCTGGTTTACCGTGGATGGTCAGCCGCTGATTCATTTCGATCTCCCGGCGCGGGAATTCCACCTCTACGGAACCACGTTCTATCCCCAGGATTTTATCCTGCTGTCGGGTATGCTGATCATCGCCGCATTTGGCCTGTTTTTTATCACCACGCTGTTCGGCCGGGTGTGGTGTGGCTACACATGCCCCCAAACCGTTTGGACATTTATCTTCATGTGGGTGGAGGAGCGTATAGAGGGCAGCCGCAATAAGCGGATGAAGCTGGACAAGGCGCCCCGTTCCGCTGAGAAAATCGCCAAAAAATCCGCAAAGCACTCCGCGTGGCTACTGATTGCGCTCGCCACCGGCCTGACCTTTGTTGGTTACTTCTACCCCATCCGTGAACTCATCACCGACCTGTTCACCCTGCAGGCCAACGGTTGGGCCTATTTCTGGGTCGCCTTCTTTACGGCCGCCACCTACCTGAACGCCGGCTGGCTGCGTGAGCAGGTATGTCTGTATATGTGCCCCTACGCCCGCTTCCAGTCCGTCATGTTCGACCCCGATACCCGCGTGGTGTCCTATGATCCCAACCGGGGGGAGCCCCGCGGCGGGCGCAAGAAAGGCATTGAACCCTCGGAACTGGGCCTTGGTGACTGCATCGACTGTGGCCAGTGTGTTCAGGTATGCCCTACCGGCATCGACATTCGAGACGGGCTGCAGTACGAGTGTATTGGCTGCGCGCTGTGCATTGATGCGTGTGACGAGATCATGGACAAGATGGAATATCCGCGCGGCCTGATTCGCTATACCACTGAAAACGAACTGGAAGGCAAAACCTCGAAGCTGATGAGACCGCGCACCTTTGGTTACGGGCTGGTATTGCTGCTGATGGTTGGCGCGATTGTATTCACAATTGCCACCCGGGTTCCGGCACAGCTTGATGTCCTGAGGGATCGAGGCGCCCTCTTCAGCTTCAATGGTGAAGGCCGGGTAGAGAATACCTACACTCTCAAAGTCGCCAATATGTCGGAAGTGCCGCAGACCTTTACGATCTCGGTTTCAGGCCTGGAAGGCATCCGGTTGCTGACCGAGAACACCCTGACGGTGGCGAGCAGTGAGAACCGGGCACTGCCGACGGTGGTGGATGTCGCGCCCGAGAAACTCTCGGAAAGCAACAATGCCATTGTCTTCACGCTTGAATCACAATCCGACGAATCGCTCGTTCTTGAAACCGAAAGCCGGTTTGTCGGTCCAAATCGCTGA
- a CDS encoding FixH family protein: MRDSTMNENAPVVPWYRQPWLWFLLIFPGAAIIWCSIAITVAINTDNSMVTDDYSKEGRGINMAIARDQKAQDLGLTADMTFGEREITLSMDTADGPANYPYLILSLYHPTMSEYDRTIQFRAIGEGLYSATLNQPIEGRWYFDLRGPDNQWRLKGESSLPSQRSLSLGAVTEDRG; encoded by the coding sequence TTGAGAGACAGCACTATGAATGAAAACGCACCCGTCGTTCCCTGGTACCGGCAACCCTGGCTCTGGTTCCTGCTGATATTTCCCGGCGCCGCCATTATCTGGTGCTCCATCGCCATTACGGTCGCGATAAACACCGACAACTCCATGGTAACCGACGACTATTCCAAGGAGGGTCGCGGGATCAACATGGCAATTGCACGCGACCAGAAAGCCCAAGACCTGGGCCTGACGGCAGATATGACATTTGGCGAACGGGAAATCACTCTCTCCATGGATACTGCCGACGGCCCTGCGAACTACCCTTACCTGATACTGAGCCTGTATCACCCGACCATGTCGGAGTACGACCGCACCATACAATTCCGGGCAATCGGCGAGGGACTATACAGCGCCACCCTGAATCAGCCGATTGAAGGCCGCTGGTACTTTGACCTGCGTGGCCCGGACAACCAATGGCGACTGAAAGGTGAGTCCAGCCTGCCATCGCAACGCTCCCTGAGCCTCGGTGCGGTCACAGAAGACCGCGGGTGA
- a CDS encoding CcoQ/FixQ family Cbb3-type cytochrome c oxidase assembly chaperone: MDINELRGIHSLVIMAMFLGIIWWAYSAHRKKPNDEAAHLPFEDDDVEKRTLEQEQTEKKQ, from the coding sequence ATGGATATTAACGAGTTACGCGGCATTCACTCACTGGTTATTATGGCCATGTTCCTTGGCATCATCTGGTGGGCCTACAGCGCCCACCGGAAGAAGCCCAACGACGAGGCGGCCCACCTGCCCTTCGAGGATGACGACGTGGAAAAGCGTACTCTTGAACAGGAACAAACGGAGAAAAAGCAATGA
- a CDS encoding sulfite exporter TauE/SafE family protein — protein MGEELYLSYSSAFLIGLLGSTHCLSMCGGISASLSMALPVGRGFRVRQTAMLLAFNGGRIGSYAAIAALIALLSTSASAYWTQLGPILRTMAGILLILMGLSMGQWWQGIRYVERIGAPVWKRLSPLTARVLPVHHFHQALILGALWGWLPCGLVYSTLGWAALQPSVGSAATTMLFFGLGTLPSMLATGYAATWIRKLREHQRFRQIAGLLLIGFGIWTLPVTAFLHTGHG, from the coding sequence ATGGGCGAAGAACTTTACCTGAGTTATTCCAGCGCCTTCCTGATTGGCCTGCTCGGCAGCACCCATTGCCTGAGTATGTGCGGAGGGATCAGCGCGTCATTGTCCATGGCACTGCCTGTTGGCCGGGGCTTCCGTGTTCGCCAGACCGCCATGCTGCTCGCCTTCAATGGCGGGCGGATTGGCAGCTACGCAGCGATTGCGGCCCTGATCGCGCTGCTGAGCACCAGCGCCTCGGCCTATTGGACGCAACTTGGCCCGATACTTCGAACAATGGCAGGGATACTGCTGATCCTGATGGGACTGTCCATGGGGCAGTGGTGGCAAGGCATCCGCTACGTGGAACGCATCGGTGCCCCGGTCTGGAAACGTCTGTCACCGCTCACCGCCCGAGTGCTCCCGGTGCATCATTTCCACCAGGCGCTCATCCTTGGCGCACTCTGGGGCTGGTTGCCCTGCGGGCTGGTCTACAGCACCCTGGGCTGGGCTGCCCTGCAACCCTCGGTGGGCAGCGCGGCCACCACCATGTTGTTCTTCGGCCTCGGTACCCTGCCATCCATGCTGGCCACCGGTTACGCCGCCACCTGGATCCGAAAACTGCGGGAACACCAACGCTTTCGGCAGATCGCCGGACTGCTGCTGATTGGTTTCGGTATCTGGACCCTTCCTGTCACTGCCTTTTTGCATACCGGTCACGGATAG
- the ccoO gene encoding cytochrome-c oxidase, cbb3-type subunit II, whose product MKHEIVEKNLGLMIVLIIFTISGGFLAEVVPLFFLDETNEPVEGLEPLSALELEGRDIYIREGCHVCHTQQIRPFRAETERYGHYSVAGEFVYDRPFLWGSKRTGPDLARVGGRYSDAWQRQHLYDPRSVVPESNMPAFPWLFEDRIDHTSTESKLETLQTLGVPYTDEQVAGAADEVRGKFEIEALVAYLQQLGTVISDKR is encoded by the coding sequence ATGAAACACGAAATTGTTGAAAAGAACCTGGGGCTGATGATCGTACTGATCATCTTCACCATCAGTGGTGGTTTCCTGGCAGAAGTGGTTCCGCTGTTCTTCCTGGACGAGACCAACGAGCCGGTTGAAGGCCTTGAGCCCCTGTCAGCACTGGAACTGGAAGGCCGGGACATCTATATCCGTGAAGGCTGTCACGTCTGCCACACCCAGCAGATCCGCCCGTTCCGCGCTGAAACCGAGCGCTACGGCCACTACTCCGTTGCGGGCGAGTTTGTCTACGATCGTCCGTTCCTGTGGGGCTCCAAGCGTACCGGTCCTGACCTGGCGCGTGTCGGTGGTCGCTACTCCGACGCCTGGCAGCGCCAGCACCTGTACGATCCCCGCAGCGTTGTGCCTGAATCCAACATGCCCGCTTTCCCATGGCTGTTCGAGGATCGCATCGATCACACCAGCACCGAGTCCAAGCTGGAAACGCTCCAGACTCTGGGCGTGCCCTATACCGACGAGCAGGTTGCCGGTGCGGCCGACGAAGTCAGGGGCAAATTCGAAATCGAAGCCCTGGTGGCGTACCTGCAGCAGCTTGGTACCGTGATTTCAGATAAACGGTGA
- a CDS encoding alpha/beta family hydrolase, with translation MNSVTVFKTRAKSSVAAPVLVLAHGAGAPADSPFMELLAAALSAQGVTTVRFEFPYMEKRREDGKKRPPDRQPTLLGHFRTVIAETCAGIDGQAGVFVGGKSMGGRMASILAAEPGIDDAVRGAVCFGYPFHPPGKNDRWRTDHFQSLCRPIQIIQGTRDPFGKQAEVEARALDTLDNVNLAWLEGGDHDYRPLARQSESREDLIQQAAAAAARFMIGQE, from the coding sequence GTGAATTCTGTAACCGTATTCAAAACCAGGGCGAAAAGTAGTGTGGCAGCGCCGGTGCTTGTCCTTGCACATGGCGCAGGTGCACCCGCCGATTCGCCGTTCATGGAGCTCCTGGCGGCAGCGCTTTCAGCGCAGGGCGTGACGACCGTCAGGTTTGAGTTCCCCTATATGGAGAAGCGGCGGGAGGATGGTAAAAAGCGGCCACCAGACCGCCAGCCAACACTGCTTGGGCATTTCCGCACGGTCATTGCAGAAACTTGCGCCGGCATCGACGGGCAGGCCGGCGTTTTTGTCGGAGGCAAGTCCATGGGGGGAAGAATGGCCAGCATTCTGGCTGCTGAGCCCGGCATTGACGACGCGGTGCGTGGTGCTGTGTGTTTCGGCTATCCCTTTCATCCTCCTGGCAAAAATGATCGGTGGCGGACGGATCATTTCCAGTCGCTGTGCCGGCCAATACAGATCATTCAGGGAACGCGGGACCCTTTCGGCAAACAGGCAGAGGTTGAGGCGCGTGCACTGGACACCCTGGATAACGTAAATTTGGCGTGGCTGGAAGGTGGAGACCACGATTATCGGCCCCTGGCGCGACAGAGTGAGAGCCGGGAAGACCTGATTCAGCAGGCGGCGGCAGCAGCTGCGAGGTTTATGATCGGGCAGGAATGA